One genomic segment of Novisyntrophococcus fermenticellae includes these proteins:
- a CDS encoding restriction endonuclease subunit S, translating to MERKLIQLSDVITDIAAGPFGSNLKVSCFVNDGFPIIDGANLKSFKVTDNITKFVTEEKARSLHRSITKRGDIVVTISGTLGQIAYIPDDSNYEEYLCSQRQFRVTFDTTKVYVPYLVFYFHTYEGKHKILSFANQVGVPALSQPLKNFRQISVQLPTLETQKKIASIVESINGKIEQNEIINNNLEQQAMALFKSWFIDFEPFDRQVPKTWINGVLGDFVEIKRGGSPRPIQNFLSDSGFHWLKISDATGITSPFINEIKEYIIEAGLKKTVYLKSGSLVLSNSATPGLPKILDIDTCIHDGWLYFPSSKFSNEYLYLYFKHIRDNLIALGNGSVFTNLKTDILKNYPTYLPTEDVLKKFDGLVQPIFSMILSKTREIKRLAEIRDTLLPKLMSGELDVSDTEL from the coding sequence ATGGAAAGAAAACTAATTCAACTTTCAGATGTTATTACGGACATAGCAGCGGGACCATTTGGTTCAAATTTGAAAGTTTCTTGTTTTGTAAATGATGGTTTTCCCATTATTGATGGTGCTAACTTGAAGAGTTTTAAGGTTACTGACAATATAACAAAATTTGTTACGGAAGAAAAGGCACGTTCTTTGCATCGTTCTATCACAAAGCGTGGGGACATTGTTGTTACAATAAGTGGTACACTCGGACAAATAGCATATATTCCTGATGACTCCAACTATGAAGAATATTTATGCTCGCAAAGACAGTTTCGTGTGACTTTTGATACAACAAAAGTATATGTACCTTATTTGGTGTTTTATTTTCATACATACGAGGGGAAACATAAGATATTGTCTTTTGCAAATCAGGTTGGTGTACCTGCGTTATCGCAACCGTTGAAAAATTTCCGACAAATTAGTGTCCAACTACCCACTTTAGAAACGCAAAAGAAAATTGCAAGCATTGTTGAGTCGATTAACGGAAAAATAGAACAAAATGAAATCATAAACAATAATTTAGAGCAACAAGCAATGGCTCTTTTTAAATCGTGGTTTATAGACTTTGAACCATTTGACAGGCAAGTACCTAAAACTTGGATAAATGGTGTACTTGGCGATTTTGTTGAAATAAAACGTGGTGGTTCACCTCGACCTATCCAAAACTTTTTGTCAGATAGTGGATTTCATTGGCTGAAAATATCTGATGCAACTGGTATTACTTCTCCATTCATCAATGAAATTAAAGAATACATCATTGAGGCTGGTTTGAAAAAGACTGTTTACCTTAAATCAGGCAGTTTGGTTTTATCAAATAGCGCCACACCCGGTTTACCTAAGATACTTGATATAGATACTTGCATACACGACGGCTGGCTCTATTTTCCGTCATCAAAGTTTTCAAATGAATATCTGTATCTTTATTTCAAACACATTCGAGACAATCTAATTGCACTTGGTAATGGTAGTGTTTTCACAAATTTGAAAACGGATATTCTAAAGAACTATCCAACATATTTGCCTACCGAGGATGTCTTGAAAAAATTTGACGGATTAGTACAGCCTATTTTCTCTATGATTCTTTCAAAAACAAGAGAAATAAAGAGATTAGCTGAAATCAGAGACACGCTATTACCTAAACTTATGTCCGGCGAATTGGATGTCTCCGACACCGAACTCTAA
- the xerA gene encoding site-specific tyrosine recombinase/integron integrase, producing MKQELIKDVIQGMLPYLNNAQNEKLQEVLKYTLAKYEVTENQNKEEYSEQNYVELFLSAKRIEGCSEKSLKYYKATIEAMLCELKKDVKHIVTDDIRGYLTEYQEKKKSSKVTIDNIRRILSSFFSWLEDEDYILKSPIRRIHRVKTGTNIKETYSDEALELMRDNCSELRDLAIIDMLASTGMRVGEMVLLNRNDIDFNERECIVFGKGSKERVVYFDARTKIHLQNYLESRTDDNPALFVSLKSPHERLKIGGVEVRLREFGKQLGINKVHPHKFRRTLATMAIDKGMPIEQLQQLLGHRKIDTTLQYAMVKQSNVKIAHRKYIG from the coding sequence ATGAAACAAGAGTTAATCAAAGATGTTATTCAGGGAATGTTACCCTACTTGAACAACGCACAAAACGAAAAATTGCAAGAGGTGTTGAAATATACCCTTGCAAAGTATGAGGTAACGGAAAATCAAAACAAAGAGGAATACTCGGAGCAGAACTATGTAGAACTGTTCCTATCGGCAAAGCGAATTGAGGGCTGCTCCGAGAAATCTCTTAAATACTACAAGGCAACTATCGAAGCTATGCTCTGTGAACTCAAAAAAGATGTCAAACACATAGTTACAGACGACATCAGAGGATACCTGACGGAATATCAGGAAAAGAAGAAATCAAGCAAGGTAACGATAGACAATATCCGCCGTATTCTATCCAGCTTCTTCTCTTGGTTAGAGGACGAGGATTACATACTGAAAAGCCCAATAAGACGCATACACAGAGTAAAAACCGGCACGAATATCAAGGAGACATACTCCGATGAAGCGTTAGAGCTTATGAGGGATAACTGCTCAGAGCTTCGAGACTTAGCGATTATTGATATGCTTGCTTCAACGGGTATGCGTGTCGGCGAAATGGTACTGCTTAATCGAAATGATATTGATTTCAACGAGAGAGAATGTATCGTGTTCGGTAAAGGCAGTAAGGAGCGAGTAGTCTATTTTGACGCTCGCACAAAGATACATTTGCAGAACTATTTGGAGAGCAGGACGGACGACAATCCGGCGCTGTTTGTATCGCTGAAATCGCCACACGAAAGACTGAAAATCGGCGGTGTTGAGGTTCGCCTTAGAGAATTTGGAAAGCAATTAGGAATTAACAAGGTACACCCGCATAAGTTCAGGCGTACACTTGCAACTATGGCAATAGATAAAGGAATGCCCATTGAACAGCTTCAACAACTCTTGGGGCATAGAAAGATAGATACAACCTTGCAGTATGCAATGGTAAAGCAGAGCAATGTTAAGATTGCACATCGAAAATACATTGGATAG